From Cellulophaga lytica DSM 7489, a single genomic window includes:
- a CDS encoding NAD-dependent succinate-semialdehyde dehydrogenase — MSNTITTINPFNGKDIKTYNLHTKQEIDSVLLTGEKTFKSWKKTSIKERTSLLKKLAKQLEKKREDLSALMTAEMGKPIAQSRAEIDKCVWLCDFYAKNADNFLSDAIIDTEAQESFISYDPIGGVLAVMPWNYPFWQVFRFAVPTLTAGNVGVLKHAANVTGCALAIQDLFTDAGYPQGCFQTIIADHKATESVLESSFIQAVSVTGSEKAGKSIASIAGKNLKKSVLELGGNNACIVWDNADLDTYIPTMVKARFQNTGQSCIAAKRFIVEEGIYDEFLDRFKKEVESLKVGNPEDDETFMASMARNDLAEELKKQVDESVQKGAKVILGNTLNGANYAPTILTNVTEDMPVFKEETFGPVAAITKANNKEHSLELASNSRFGLGAMLFTEDIDAARQAIDKIEDGAFFVNEMVKSDPRLPFGGTKASGYGRELSKEGMLEFVNKKTVYIK, encoded by the coding sequence ATGAGCAATACAATAACAACTATAAATCCGTTTAACGGAAAAGATATAAAAACATACAATTTACATACAAAACAAGAAATAGACTCTGTTTTACTAACAGGAGAGAAAACGTTTAAAAGTTGGAAAAAAACCAGCATTAAAGAACGTACTTCTTTATTAAAAAAATTAGCCAAACAATTAGAAAAAAAACGCGAAGATTTGTCTGCTTTGATGACCGCAGAAATGGGAAAACCAATAGCACAAAGTAGAGCGGAAATAGATAAATGCGTTTGGTTATGCGATTTTTATGCTAAAAACGCAGATAACTTTTTAAGTGACGCTATTATAGACACAGAAGCACAAGAAAGTTTTATTAGTTATGATCCTATTGGTGGTGTGCTAGCAGTAATGCCATGGAACTACCCTTTTTGGCAAGTTTTTAGATTTGCTGTTCCTACGCTAACTGCTGGTAATGTTGGTGTTTTAAAACACGCTGCAAATGTAACTGGTTGTGCATTAGCCATACAAGATTTATTTACAGATGCTGGGTATCCACAGGGTTGTTTTCAAACAATAATTGCAGACCATAAAGCAACAGAATCTGTTTTAGAAAGCAGTTTTATACAAGCTGTTAGTGTAACTGGCAGCGAAAAAGCTGGTAAATCTATAGCTAGTATTGCTGGTAAAAACCTAAAGAAATCTGTACTAGAATTGGGTGGTAACAACGCGTGTATTGTGTGGGATAATGCAGATTTAGATACCTATATACCAACTATGGTAAAAGCTAGGTTTCAAAACACAGGACAAAGCTGTATTGCTGCTAAGCGTTTTATTGTTGAAGAGGGAATATATGATGAGTTTTTAGATAGGTTTAAAAAAGAAGTTGAATCTTTAAAAGTTGGAAACCCTGAAGATGATGAAACTTTTATGGCTTCTATGGCTCGCAATGATTTGGCTGAAGAATTAAAAAAACAAGTTGATGAGTCGGTACAAAAAGGAGCAAAAGTAATTTTAGGCAATACGCTTAATGGTGCTAATTATGCACCAACCATACTCACAAATGTTACAGAGGATATGCCTGTTTTTAAGGAAGAAACATTTGGACCAGTAGCTGCAATTACAAAGGCAAATAATAAAGAACACAGTTTAGAGCTTGCAAGCAACTCCAGATTTGGATTAGGAGCTATGTTATTTACAGAGGATATAGATGCAGCCAGACAAGCAATAGACAAAATTGAAGATGGTGCGTTTTTTGTAAACGAAATGGTAAAATCTGACCCAAGATTGCCTTTTGGCGGCACAAAGGCCTCTGGTTACGGCAGAGAATTGTCTAAAGAAGGTATGTTAGAGTTTGTAAACAAAAAGACCGTTTACATTAAATAA
- a CDS encoding TlpA family protein disulfide reductase: MKKICNIVQKYTCVSVLFLCLGSTFNTIAQDKKIAKPKMIFIVEGKEVTEEYLLVLQKENKIKAMHNGVSKKEKKAIVKRFKERLDNNFVMKIETFSDEEILANKKKQLVKSKSKRKEVKVAKKEAVSASKIKVGDTIAAFALEDINGDVLKREDLKGKVVLLNFWATWCVPCLREFYEIPEVILEPNTGKNFVFIPVSVGENRSTVVKKMTELKDRGVDFNVYLDPKNEFYSGYRKQGIPLNYIIDKNGVVVYISMGYNEDNLQKLAAKIKQLVD; this comes from the coding sequence ATGAAGAAAATATGTAATATAGTACAGAAATACACTTGTGTTTCTGTACTTTTTTTATGTCTTGGAAGTACATTTAATACCATTGCACAAGATAAAAAAATAGCCAAGCCAAAAATGATTTTTATTGTTGAAGGCAAAGAAGTAACAGAAGAATACCTTTTGGTTTTGCAAAAAGAAAATAAGATAAAAGCAATGCATAATGGTGTTTCTAAAAAAGAGAAAAAAGCCATTGTAAAACGTTTTAAAGAACGATTGGATAACAACTTTGTAATGAAAATAGAAACCTTTTCTGATGAAGAAATATTAGCCAATAAAAAGAAACAGCTAGTTAAGAGTAAGTCTAAACGTAAAGAAGTAAAAGTTGCAAAAAAAGAAGCGGTATCTGCTTCTAAAATTAAAGTTGGTGATACTATTGCTGCTTTTGCCCTAGAAGATATAAATGGAGATGTTTTAAAAAGGGAAGACTTAAAGGGCAAAGTAGTATTGTTAAATTTTTGGGCTACTTGGTGCGTACCTTGTTTACGAGAATTTTATGAAATACCAGAAGTTATTTTGGAACCAAATACTGGTAAAAACTTTGTGTTTATACCAGTCTCTGTTGGAGAAAACCGCTCTACTGTAGTTAAAAAAATGACCGAGCTTAAGGATAGAGGAGTAGACTTTAACGTATATTTAGATCCTAAAAATGAGTTTTACAGTGGCTATAGAAAGCAAGGAATACCGCTAAACTATATAATAGATAAAAATGGAGTGGTTGTTTATATTTCTATGGGCTATAATGAAGATAATCTACAGAAATTAGCAGCTAAAATTAAGCAACTTGTAGACTGA
- a CDS encoding mechanosensitive ion channel family protein, which yields MNDKIQASFIDIYDKIEGWVTALIENLPNIIVAIIVMVVSYYAARFVNKWVVKLASKRIPQDSISNLIGRISATAVVLLGLFLALGAMDLSKTLNTLLAGAGISGLVIGLALQGTLSNLLSGVVLSFRKKIEIGNWIETNGYSGEVIDINLNSLVLKEFDNNLVVIPNKTIIENPFKNYSLTTRMRIVVSCGVGYESDLELVKKLTKEAIGELYKDDDDSEIEFYYTEFGDSSINFICRFWVDAQNAKNKLDAKSVAIRAIKTKFNANDINIPFPIRTLEFNNKLNINSPQK from the coding sequence ATGAACGACAAAATACAAGCTTCTTTTATAGACATATATGATAAAATTGAAGGCTGGGTAACTGCATTAATAGAAAACTTGCCTAACATAATAGTAGCCATTATTGTAATGGTAGTATCTTATTATGCTGCACGTTTTGTAAACAAATGGGTAGTTAAACTAGCTTCTAAACGCATACCACAAGATAGTATTTCTAACCTTATTGGGCGTATTAGCGCAACTGCCGTAGTATTGCTTGGTTTATTTTTAGCATTAGGTGCAATGGACCTAAGCAAAACTTTAAACACATTATTGGCTGGTGCTGGTATATCTGGTTTAGTTATTGGTTTGGCATTGCAAGGAACTTTATCTAACCTCTTATCTGGTGTGGTTTTATCGTTTAGAAAAAAAATAGAAATAGGAAACTGGATAGAAACAAATGGCTATTCTGGAGAGGTTATAGATATTAACTTAAACAGTTTAGTACTTAAAGAGTTTGATAATAATTTAGTGGTTATACCTAACAAAACCATTATTGAAAACCCCTTTAAAAATTATTCACTTACCACCCGTATGAGAATAGTTGTATCATGTGGTGTTGGGTATGAGTCTGATTTAGAATTGGTGAAAAAATTAACCAAAGAAGCAATTGGAGAGTTATATAAGGATGATGATGACTCCGAAATAGAATTTTACTATACAGAATTTGGAGACAGCTCTATTAATTTTATTTGCAGATTTTGGGTAGATGCACAAAACGCAAAAAACAAGTTAGATGCTAAAAGTGTAGCCATAAGAGCTATAAAAACCAAATTTAATGCCAATGACATTAATATACCGTTCCCTATTAGAACATTAGAGTTTAATAACAAATTAAATATAAACTCTCCTCAAAAATAG
- a CDS encoding BlaI/MecI/CopY family transcriptional regulator has protein sequence MKKLTNKEEEVLKILWKLEKAFVKDVLAEFKEDKPHYNTLSTMIRNLEEKGYVSHTAYGNTHQYYPIVEKEVYRKGFMSRAITDFYSNSYKSLVSNFVNEDKISVDELKEIINHIENNK, from the coding sequence ATGAAAAAGTTAACAAACAAAGAGGAAGAAGTACTTAAAATTTTGTGGAAGCTAGAAAAAGCTTTTGTTAAAGATGTTTTGGCAGAATTTAAAGAAGATAAGCCACATTACAATACGCTATCTACTATGATTAGGAATTTGGAGGAAAAAGGATATGTTAGTCATACTGCATACGGCAACACTCATCAATACTACCCAATAGTAGAGAAAGAAGTGTACAGAAAAGGATTTATGAGTAGGGCAATTACAGACTTTTACAGCAACTCATACAAGAGTTTGGTGTCTAATTTTGTTAATGAAGATAAAATTAGCGTAGATGAACTAAAAGAGATTATTAACCATATAGAAAACAATAAATAA
- a CDS encoding M56 family metallopeptidase — translation MEYLIFIAKSSLVIALFFICFQVFLRNETFFKAKRWFLLAGIFVAMAFPFLIITKVVFVNTPVVDFNQLTNTVVNQSSVENINWWLVILTVYAMGCIFFLGRFLVQLASLFSLINKGTSTRVGKYKMIEVTADTSAFSFFNYIVYNPSLHTANELKTIIKHEELHAKQKHSLDMLLTHLLCVLQWANPFAWWYKKMVSVNLEYLVDDAIVSHQNKKEYQYLLLQQSVHSMASLSVTNTFFNSLVKKRIVMLNKSKSRKESILKMGLVIPMLFCAVVAFNTKTIAQSKSVSNDLVSVTPKITVVENSKTIRVKDSVKTLENKAKKQAKAAHVQSKEKQAKVSNTFNFQIEDNAQATITPVSMTTPIREVKTPKNSYLTSKKPLIIINGEVMPSSFDMNLLIPENIEHINIFKSQSAIDRFGKKGENGVVEITTKK, via the coding sequence ATGGAGTATTTAATTTTTATTGCTAAAAGTAGTTTGGTTATAGCCTTATTTTTTATTTGTTTTCAGGTGTTTTTACGTAACGAAACATTTTTTAAAGCTAAAAGATGGTTTTTGCTAGCGGGTATATTTGTAGCAATGGCATTTCCTTTTTTAATTATAACCAAGGTAGTTTTTGTAAATACTCCTGTTGTAGATTTTAATCAATTAACCAATACGGTTGTCAATCAGTCATCAGTAGAAAATATAAATTGGTGGTTGGTAATTTTGACTGTTTACGCTATGGGTTGTATATTTTTCTTAGGTAGATTTTTAGTGCAACTAGCATCTTTATTTAGTTTAATTAATAAAGGAACAAGCACAAGAGTAGGTAAATATAAAATGATTGAGGTTACTGCGGATACCAGTGCGTTTTCATTTTTTAATTACATAGTTTACAATCCAAGTTTACACACAGCAAATGAGCTTAAAACAATTATTAAGCACGAAGAGTTACACGCTAAGCAAAAACACTCTCTAGATATGTTACTTACACATTTGTTATGTGTATTGCAATGGGCAAACCCGTTTGCTTGGTGGTACAAAAAAATGGTTTCTGTAAACTTAGAGTACCTTGTAGATGATGCAATTGTATCTCATCAAAATAAAAAAGAATACCAGTATTTGTTATTGCAACAGTCTGTACATAGTATGGCATCTTTATCAGTAACCAATACATTTTTTAATTCACTAGTTAAAAAACGTATTGTAATGCTCAACAAAAGCAAGTCCAGAAAAGAAAGCATACTAAAAATGGGGTTGGTAATACCAATGTTGTTTTGTGCTGTTGTTGCATTTAATACAAAAACTATTGCCCAATCTAAATCTGTTTCTAATGACTTAGTTAGTGTGACTCCTAAAATAACAGTTGTTGAAAATAGTAAAACTATAAGAGTAAAAGACTCTGTTAAAACTTTAGAAAATAAAGCTAAAAAACAAGCTAAAGCTGCTCATGTGCAATCAAAAGAAAAGCAGGCAAAAGTGTCTAACACATTTAATTTTCAAATAGAAGATAATGCGCAAGCTACTATTACTCCTGTTTCTATGACTACGCCAATACGTGAAGTCAAAACACCTAAAAATTCTTATTTAACAAGTAAAAAACCTTTAATAATTATAAATGGCGAGGTAATGCCAAGTTCTTTTGATATGAATCTGTTAATTCCTGAAAATATTGAGCATATAAATATCTTTAAGAGTCAATCTGCTATAGATAGGTTTGGTAAAAAAGGAGAAAATGGTGTGGTAGAAATTACAACAAAAAAATAA
- a CDS encoding ABC transporter ATP-binding protein translates to MIKTSKLQFSYSSENSFSFPDISLPKGEHLLILGSSGVGKTTLLHLLAGLLPASSGSITVGNTELQNLSRKKLDAFRGREMGIIFQNDYFINALSVGENLELRLYFPDKKKDSARVKELAERLGISNLLHKKVTALSEGQRQRLSIALALVNKPNIIFADEPTASLDDENCEKVVTLLKEEASNSNANLLIITHDQRVKTMFKNHLYL, encoded by the coding sequence ATGATAAAGACAAGTAAACTACAATTTTCATATTCATCAGAAAACAGCTTTAGTTTTCCAGATATTTCTTTGCCAAAAGGAGAGCATTTGCTAATATTAGGCTCTTCTGGTGTAGGCAAAACTACTCTTTTGCATTTATTAGCTGGTTTACTACCTGCAAGCTCTGGTAGTATTACTGTGGGTAACACAGAACTCCAAAATTTATCTAGAAAAAAACTAGATGCTTTTAGAGGTAGAGAAATGGGAATTATTTTTCAGAACGATTATTTTATAAATGCACTTTCTGTTGGTGAAAATTTAGAATTACGCCTGTATTTTCCTGATAAAAAAAAGGATTCTGCTAGAGTAAAAGAATTAGCAGAAAGACTAGGAATAAGCAACTTGTTACATAAAAAAGTAACTGCATTAAGTGAAGGTCAACGCCAACGTTTGTCTATTGCTCTTGCATTAGTAAATAAGCCAAACATAATTTTTGCAGATGAACCTACTGCTAGTTTAGATGATGAAAACTGTGAAAAGGTTGTTACATTACTAAAGGAAGAAGCTAGTAATAGCAATGCAAATTTGCTTATAATTACCCATGACCAAAGAGTAAAAACAATGTTCAAAAACCATTTGTATTTATGA
- a CDS encoding DUF1328 family protein — protein sequence MLRWTITFVVLALIAGVLGFGGIAAGAASIAKILFFLFLILFVVSLITGRKRNV from the coding sequence ATGTTGAGATGGACAATTACGTTTGTGGTTCTAGCTTTAATAGCTGGAGTTTTAGGATTTGGAGGTATTGCAGCAGGTGCTGCCAGTATCGCTAAAATTTTATTCTTTTTATTTCTGATACTTTTTGTAGTGTCATTAATTACTGGAAGAAAAAGAAACGTTTAG
- a CDS encoding DUF748 domain-containing protein produces the protein MSKRKIYKKKRYVIPLTILTIVIVARLLLPTLVKNYVNNVLAEIPGYYGHVKDIDISLIRGAYVINGLYLNKKEAKSQVPFIAVDKTDISIQWRALLNGEIVSELYLTKPSIIYVFEDHKTTDSTDIEDWSKALTDIVPIDINHLTITNGKAAFVEINTSPSIDLHLRDINLQANNLRNVVQKKRNLPSTINATAVSIGNGKLKLDGKMDLVKQIPNIDVSLALENANATALNNFTNHYSGIDFKEGNFNLYSEIAIADGFLTGYFKPILKDAKLISKEDGFFETLWEGFVGFFKFILKNQKQNTLATKVPVEGDLTNVKTKILPTVTNIFKNAWISAFKGKVDDNVAFKDAEKGADKSNEKKKKK, from the coding sequence GTGAGTAAGCGTAAAATATATAAAAAGAAAAGGTATGTAATACCACTAACAATACTAACTATTGTAATAGTGGCACGCCTACTTTTACCTACGCTTGTAAAAAATTATGTAAACAATGTTTTAGCAGAAATACCAGGGTATTATGGTCACGTAAAAGATATAGACATTTCTTTAATTCGCGGTGCATACGTAATTAATGGTTTGTATTTAAACAAAAAAGAAGCCAAATCACAAGTTCCTTTTATTGCTGTAGATAAAACAGATATATCTATACAATGGAGAGCTCTTTTAAACGGTGAAATTGTAAGTGAGTTGTATTTAACTAAGCCCAGTATAATTTATGTTTTTGAAGATCATAAAACTACAGACAGTACAGATATAGAAGATTGGTCTAAAGCATTAACAGACATAGTTCCTATAGATATTAACCACTTAACTATTACCAACGGAAAAGCTGCTTTTGTAGAAATTAATACTAGTCCTAGTATAGATTTACATTTAAGAGACATAAATTTACAAGCAAATAACCTTAGAAATGTTGTGCAAAAAAAGCGCAACCTACCTTCTACTATTAATGCCACGGCAGTATCTATAGGAAACGGTAAATTAAAACTAGACGGTAAAATGGATTTGGTAAAGCAGATTCCTAATATAGATGTTTCCTTAGCTTTAGAAAATGCAAATGCAACTGCCTTAAACAATTTTACAAATCACTATAGCGGCATAGATTTTAAAGAAGGTAACTTTAATTTGTATAGTGAAATTGCTATTGCAGATGGTTTTTTAACTGGGTATTTTAAACCTATTTTAAAAGACGCTAAACTTATTAGTAAGGAAGATGGATTTTTTGAAACCCTATGGGAAGGTTTTGTGGGCTTTTTTAAGTTTATATTAAAAAACCAGAAACAAAATACATTGGCAACTAAAGTTCCTGTAGAAGGAGATTTAACCAATGTAAAAACTAAAATACTACCAACAGTAACCAACATTTTTAAAAATGCATGGATCTCAGCTTTTAAAGGTAAGGTAGATGATAATGTTGCCTTTAAAGATGCAGAAAAAGGAGCCGATAAGAGTAACGAAAAAAAGAAAAAGAAGTAA
- a CDS encoding Dps family protein, whose amino-acid sequence MNYLNISDNKLVPVVGELNMLLADYSVYYQKLRSFHWNVLGQNFFDLHEKFEELYTDARVKVDEIAERVLTLRYHPVSNFSKYLKISSIKEVTPLITDKEMVAEILSDHQKILKQMKITIEAAEEAGDEGTIDIMGSYIADLEKSSWMLDAWRKNTEDQLKIRAKELTS is encoded by the coding sequence ATGAATTATTTAAACATTAGCGACAACAAATTAGTACCTGTAGTAGGTGAATTAAATATGCTATTAGCAGACTATAGTGTGTATTATCAAAAATTAAGAAGTTTTCACTGGAATGTTTTAGGTCAGAACTTTTTTGATTTACACGAGAAATTTGAAGAATTATACACAGATGCTAGAGTAAAAGTTGACGAAATAGCAGAAAGAGTCCTAACACTAAGGTACCACCCAGTGAGTAATTTTAGCAAGTACTTAAAAATATCTTCTATAAAAGAAGTTACCCCTTTAATTACTGATAAAGAAATGGTTGCTGAAATTTTAAGTGATCATCAAAAAATATTAAAACAAATGAAAATTACTATTGAAGCTGCAGAAGAAGCTGGTGATGAAGGTACAATAGATATTATGGGGTCTTACATTGCAGATTTAGAAAAATCTAGTTGGATGTTAGACGCTTGGCGCAAAAACACAGAAGACCAATTAAAAATTAGAGCCAAAGAGCTTACCTCATAA
- a CDS encoding ABC transporter permease → MNLVKLSFKNLISKPLNALLSLLLLVLSVALVTFMLQLSAQVKGNLDKNIKPVDLVVGAKGSPLQLVLSSVLHIDAPTGNIKLIEAEKLKKSRLVKAAVPVSYGDNYKGVRILGTETSYLKLYNAELATGELFSKSQQVVLGSETAKKLQLKLGDTFLSSHGLADQNLEEHHGHPFKVVGILKPSGSVVDNLIITNLESIWDVHSHADEHSDDEHHHHEEDLEVTSLLIQFSNPMAMMQLPRYINDKTNMQAALPSLEINRLVKLLGVGVQTIQLIAIAILLVSGLSIFISLLKAIRERRQELAVLRTYGATSAQLLWLVLLEGLFLGFIGYVIGWVIGRVGLWVISNYAQSSYGYTFNLATPTKWEAILLAATLGITVIASVFASLSVFKLNVSKILSSEK, encoded by the coding sequence ATGAATCTTGTAAAGCTCAGTTTTAAAAATTTAATTTCTAAACCGCTTAATGCTTTATTAAGCTTACTGCTTTTAGTATTAAGTGTAGCCTTGGTTACCTTTATGCTTCAGCTAAGCGCACAAGTAAAAGGTAATTTAGATAAAAATATAAAACCTGTAGACCTAGTTGTTGGCGCCAAAGGTAGTCCACTACAATTGGTACTTTCATCTGTATTACATATAGATGCTCCTACAGGAAATATAAAATTAATAGAAGCAGAAAAACTCAAAAAAAGTAGACTTGTAAAAGCTGCTGTTCCTGTTTCTTATGGTGATAATTATAAAGGTGTACGTATTTTAGGTACAGAAACTAGTTACTTAAAATTATACAATGCAGAGTTAGCAACGGGTGAGTTGTTTAGTAAATCACAGCAAGTAGTTTTGGGTAGCGAAACAGCAAAAAAATTACAACTAAAATTAGGTGATACCTTTTTAAGTTCTCACGGTTTAGCAGACCAAAATTTAGAAGAGCACCACGGACACCCATTTAAAGTAGTTGGTATTTTAAAACCAAGTGGCAGTGTAGTAGACAATTTAATTATTACAAATTTAGAAAGTATTTGGGATGTACATAGCCACGCTGATGAGCATAGTGATGATGAGCACCACCATCATGAAGAAGACTTAGAGGTAACCTCACTACTAATACAATTTAGCAACCCAATGGCAATGATGCAGCTGCCAAGGTATATTAATGACAAAACCAATATGCAGGCTGCATTACCCTCTTTAGAAATTAACCGTTTGGTTAAGTTACTTGGTGTTGGCGTACAAACAATACAGCTTATTGCTATTGCCATTTTATTGGTTTCTGGCTTAAGCATCTTTATTAGTCTTTTAAAAGCCATTAGAGAACGCAGACAAGAATTGGCTGTATTGCGTACTTACGGTGCTACAAGCGCACAATTATTATGGCTGGTTCTTTTAGAGGGCTTATTTTTAGGCTTTATTGGCTATGTTATTGGTTGGGTAATTGGTAGAGTTGGCCTCTGGGTAATATCTAACTACGCACAAAGCAGTTATGGTTATACATTTAATTTAGCAACTCCTACCAAGTGGGAAGCTATATTATTAGCTGCAACTTTAGGCATTACAGTAATAGCATCTGTATTTGCATCACTATCTGTTTTTAAACTAAACGTTTCTAAAATTTTATCTTCAGAAAAATAA
- a CDS encoding TonB-dependent receptor plug domain-containing protein, whose translation MKSVKIKISAVAIALLICMLGSNVQAQSSNFSFVGSTSKEKIKLLTIDILPTTTANDLAGFSKDAKKEGVTLSFSDVKRNDEGEITSISATYKTKDNATETYKKEKKWGIEPFYFYFSVKEKDKSVVSVGFKAKNNNQLSNILFVVNGQEVPKPFDVGMMDPEDIEAINVLKNESATAKYGSRGRDGVIEITLK comes from the coding sequence ATGAAATCAGTAAAAATAAAAATTAGTGCAGTAGCTATTGCATTACTAATTTGTATGTTAGGGTCAAATGTACAAGCACAATCTAGTAATTTTTCTTTTGTAGGATCAACAAGTAAAGAAAAAATAAAATTGCTAACCATAGACATATTACCTACTACTACAGCTAATGATTTAGCAGGTTTTAGTAAAGACGCAAAAAAGGAAGGTGTAACTTTATCTTTTAGTGATGTTAAACGTAATGATGAGGGAGAGATAACAAGCATATCTGCTACATATAAAACTAAAGACAACGCAACAGAAACATACAAAAAAGAGAAAAAGTGGGGTATAGAGCCTTTCTATTTTTATTTTTCTGTGAAGGAAAAAGACAAAAGTGTTGTATCGGTTGGATTTAAGGCTAAAAATAACAATCAGCTTTCTAACATACTTTTTGTTGTAAACGGACAAGAAGTTCCTAAACCTTTTGATGTTGGTATGATGGATCCTGAAGATATAGAGGCTATAAATGTTTTGAAAAATGAAAGTGCAACAGCTAAATACGGTTCTAGAGGTAGAGATGGTGTTATTGAAATAACTTTAAAGTAA
- a CDS encoding DUF748 domain-containing protein codes for MTKKKSNILKITIATIVLCLTALLGTYLYAKHTITQHLQYNLPPHIKVSYNSININILLGNITLNNIVFKELTKDSSKIKTLLKAQKIAVKNIGYTNLLIHKKLGANKLTIYNPKLTHNTQLNTAEKSNKTKKHGILAKPITIAEFKTTNGTVNFMTNKIDTTAAAKRIFISLKGVTINTNSTSNKLPITYKNSSISAQKLRANLGQFEELLVDELDVKNESFTVKNLLLNTKYTKKELSQKIKTERDYVKLKVPSIHINNCNYSFAGNKVLIGIANFTIHKPNLEVYRDKLIADDFSYKPMYSKMLRDLPFNLAITRLIINQGKIAYQEKLEQNITPEKLTFTNLNATISNLQNHKNIKTVVHTNSLLMGKTPLELNWSFNTLKKTDFFKAWGNFKNLDIPSINPFLNTNLRVKAEGDMQRMYFTVSGNKQTALGDLKINYNNFKFKVLKKDRLGVNKLLTKLGNLLIKKDSRQNPTNFRYGEIEVERNTTKSFFNYLWININNGLLDALTGKGTKKE; via the coding sequence ATGACAAAAAAAAAGAGTAACATATTAAAAATTACCATAGCTACAATTGTATTGTGCTTAACTGCTCTTTTAGGTACTTATTTATATGCCAAGCATACAATAACACAACATTTACAGTACAATTTGCCTCCCCACATTAAAGTAAGTTACAATAGCATAAATATTAATATTTTATTAGGTAACATTACTTTAAATAACATTGTTTTTAAAGAGTTAACTAAAGATAGTAGCAAGATAAAAACACTATTAAAGGCACAAAAAATAGCGGTTAAAAACATTGGCTACACCAACCTATTAATACACAAAAAGCTTGGTGCAAATAAACTTACTATATACAACCCAAAATTAACCCACAACACCCAATTAAATACGGCAGAAAAATCTAACAAAACTAAAAAACACGGAATACTAGCCAAGCCTATTACTATTGCAGAATTTAAAACCACAAACGGCACAGTAAATTTTATGACCAATAAAATTGATACCACTGCTGCCGCAAAACGTATTTTTATTAGCTTAAAAGGTGTAACGATAAACACAAATAGCACTTCAAACAAATTACCAATAACGTATAAAAACAGTAGCATATCTGCCCAAAAATTGCGTGCTAATTTAGGCCAGTTTGAAGAGCTTTTAGTTGATGAATTAGATGTTAAAAACGAGTCATTTACCGTTAAAAATCTTCTGCTAAACACCAAATACACTAAAAAAGAATTATCCCAAAAAATAAAAACAGAACGTGACTATGTAAAGCTTAAAGTACCCAGCATACACATAAATAATTGCAACTATAGTTTTGCAGGTAATAAAGTACTCATTGGCATAGCTAACTTTACTATTCATAAACCAAACCTAGAGGTATATAGAGACAAATTAATTGCCGATGATTTTAGCTACAAGCCAATGTATAGTAAAATGCTAAGAGATTTACCCTTTAATTTAGCAATTACTAGGTTAATAATTAATCAGGGAAAAATTGCCTATCAAGAAAAATTAGAACAAAACATAACTCCAGAAAAATTAACTTTTACAAACTTAAATGCAACCATTTCTAATCTACAAAATCATAAAAACATTAAAACGGTTGTACACACAAACTCTTTACTAATGGGTAAAACACCTTTAGAGTTAAATTGGAGTTTTAATACCTTAAAAAAAACAGACTTTTTTAAGGCTTGGGGAAATTTTAAAAATTTAGATATCCCTAGCATAAATCCTTTTTTAAATACCAACCTACGCGTTAAAGCAGAAGGTGATATGCAACGCATGTACTTTACCGTTAGCGGCAACAAACAAACTGCTCTAGGAGATTTAAAAATAAACTACAACAACTTTAAGTTTAAGGTATTAAAAAAAGACAGACTAGGTGTAAATAAGCTATTAACAAAACTAGGAAACTTATTAATTAAAAAAGACTCTAGGCAAAACCCTACCAACTTTAGGTACGGAGAAATTGAAGTAGAACGCAATACAACAAAATCGTTTTTTAACTATTTATGGATTAATATTAATAACGGACTGCTAGACGCTTTAACCGGAAAAGGCACAAAAAAGGAGTAA